One segment of Salinibaculum sp. SYNS191 DNA contains the following:
- a CDS encoding PQQ-binding-like beta-propeller repeat protein, translating to MLMGAPGMIRSASAQNASGGEVMWLFDTDGSERFTASPTVVDSTVFIGSDDPSPGSSDGTLYALNAADGSEVWSFQPGFGIGSAPTVVGGTVFVGTAGAKVHALDVTDGSELWSVMTRGGIESSPTVTDGTVFFGSNDGNVYALNSDDGSEMWSFKTDDRVTSSATVVDDTVFIGSVDTNVYALNANDGTKVWSFKAGRYGYVTSSPTVAEGTVFIGSDDGNVYALDVADGSEVWSFGTGASVTSSPTVAGGTVFIGSDDGNVYALDVADGSEVWSFGTGASVTSSPTVAGGTVFIGSIDNMYALDATDGTEVWSTKTERGGWTSSTVVDGTVFVGRGDGNMYALHAGVEGSSEGSRVNLGTLGHHHTWAGNELEPSKPEPDPGDQTVEISFENVRLVQATENTRLVGSDIEADVPKIPDLIVGKETAVLFELEGEIETIETDTLTFEATQVRESGEPVSISFELTKSEVELLMRGGQEIEVFHNKDCVFATEETILRPDVTEIQLTARPDDPVASARLVADDDFATRETGAINIGFIELKDAENGTRYGNNDGRIVPGSRDETPRDRFERLVTEYIEFIESNFPVAGINDFVHPDVMRATADSNDYRKDLKEARDALEMYTPIELDVTLAVVPDSLPGQDDYFSFHSKDNVIGIHPSSWPTQPQASAAMLPVGAETAAHEIGHHFLGNDGSCSESFDSGVFEDELAMRRVADDFDDCTISTDEVDNAHVRTRDRGDDDPGLVSNGYDLSDGSLSVVNFPSPVESIMSYAHTVGETPNAEWIDTFTYQKLIDNEFEPIPPESIDDVVEPILSGRAITTESGETEVTALIQREGRPAPSAGDDGNVSITTRDGRGANIETTTYRDEAVDTFQGAGTPSGSTVTGEFIFTIPFPENTREVEIKQGNDNISFNPIIRSVQDRIERVPDNAFVDEPERRRQDLLDMLSELDEQMDQEDYEAALQTVADFEGSIGSSIKDEYETGAIQPTKDELRDLLVDTELRINTIEAEATGGGLFFGFSIEEIAAGGAVTAGLAYLASRMIRDESK from the coding sequence ATGCTGATGGGAGCGCCTGGAATGATTCGATCGGCCAGTGCTCAAAATGCGTCGGGTGGTGAGGTGATGTGGCTCTTTGATACGGATGGTAGTGAACGTTTCACCGCATCGCCAACAGTGGTAGATAGCACCGTCTTTATCGGGAGTGACGATCCCAGCCCTGGGAGCAGTGATGGTACTCTGTATGCATTAAATGCTGCCGACGGAAGTGAGGTGTGGTCATTTCAACCTGGGTTCGGTATTGGGTCAGCACCAACGGTGGTCGGTGGCACTGTTTTCGTTGGGACTGCTGGTGCCAAAGTTCACGCTTTGGATGTGACTGACGGAAGTGAGCTGTGGTCAGTAATGACTCGCGGGGGTATTGAGTCGTCGCCGACAGTGACGGATGGCACCGTCTTTTTCGGGAGTAACGACGGCAACGTGTATGCCCTGAATAGCGACGATGGCAGCGAGATGTGGTCGTTCAAAACAGATGATAGGGTCACATCATCGGCGACAGTGGTGGATGACACCGTTTTCATCGGCAGCGTCGATACGAACGTGTATGCATTGAACGCAAACGATGGCACGAAGGTATGGTCATTCAAAGCTGGCAGATATGGGTACGTCACCTCGTCGCCCACAGTGGCAGAGGGTACCGTCTTTATTGGGAGTGATGACGGCAACGTATATGCATTAGATGTGGCCGACGGAAGTGAGGTGTGGTCATTTGGAACTGGTGCGTCTGTCACCTCGTCGCCCACAGTGGCAGGAGGAACCGTCTTTATTGGGAGTGATGACGGCAACGTATATGCATTAGATGTGGCCGACGGAAGTGAGGTGTGGTCATTCGGAACTGGTGCGTCTGTCACCTCGTCGCCCACAGTGGCGGGGGGTACCGTCTTTATCGGGAGTATTGACAATATGTATGCGCTGGACGCCACGGATGGGACTGAGGTGTGGTCAACCAAAACTGAGAGGGGCGGTTGGACGTCATCAACGGTGGTGGATGGCACTGTCTTCGTCGGGAGAGGTGACGGCAACATGTATGCACTGCATGCTGGGGTTGAAGGATCGAGCGAAGGGTCACGAGTGAATTTGGGAACCCTCGGCCATCATCACACGTGGGCTGGCAATGAGTTGGAACCAAGTAAGCCAGAACCCGATCCTGGCGACCAAACAGTCGAGATAAGTTTTGAGAATGTACGTCTGGTTCAGGCAACAGAGAACACCCGATTGGTGGGTTCTGATATCGAAGCGGATGTTCCGAAAATCCCCGACCTCATCGTAGGGAAAGAAACAGCCGTACTGTTCGAGTTAGAGGGCGAAATTGAGACCATTGAAACGGACACGCTGACGTTTGAAGCGACGCAAGTAAGGGAATCTGGTGAGCCAGTATCAATCTCGTTTGAATTGACCAAATCTGAAGTTGAACTGCTTATGCGGGGGGGTCAAGAGATTGAAGTTTTCCATAACAAAGACTGCGTATTTGCAACAGAAGAAACAATTCTGCGACCTGATGTTACGGAGATTCAGTTGACCGCCAGACCTGACGACCCGGTAGCCTCTGCACGCCTCGTTGCCGACGATGACTTTGCCACGCGTGAAACGGGGGCGATAAATATCGGATTTATCGAACTCAAAGATGCCGAGAATGGTACGAGATACGGAAATAATGACGGGCGTATTGTCCCTGGATCCAGAGACGAAACACCACGGGACAGGTTCGAGCGACTGGTTACAGAGTATATTGAATTTATCGAGAGTAACTTTCCTGTCGCCGGGATCAATGATTTCGTCCATCCTGATGTGATGCGAGCAACAGCCGATTCGAATGATTACAGGAAAGATCTGAAAGAGGCACGTGATGCGCTAGAAATGTATACTCCAATTGAGCTTGATGTTACACTTGCAGTGGTGCCGGATTCTCTCCCCGGACAAGACGACTATTTCAGTTTTCATTCGAAAGATAACGTAATAGGCATCCACCCATCGAGTTGGCCGACCCAACCACAGGCCTCAGCTGCGATGTTGCCTGTCGGTGCCGAGACGGCCGCTCATGAAATCGGGCATCACTTTTTAGGGAATGATGGTTCCTGCAGTGAAAGCTTTGACTCCGGTGTTTTTGAAGATGAGCTTGCTATGCGGCGTGTTGCAGATGATTTTGACGACTGTACCATTTCAACTGATGAGGTCGACAATGCACACGTCCGAACTAGAGATCGGGGAGATGATGATCCGGGGCTTGTCTCAAATGGGTATGATTTGTCCGATGGATCACTTTCGGTAGTCAACTTTCCAAGCCCTGTAGAATCGATTATGAGCTACGCGCACACTGTAGGAGAAACCCCGAACGCGGAGTGGATAGATACGTTCACGTATCAAAAGTTGATCGACAACGAATTTGAACCAATTCCTCCTGAAAGCATTGACGATGTCGTTGAGCCAATTCTGTCGGGAAGAGCCATCACGACAGAAAGCGGTGAGACTGAGGTCACCGCACTGATTCAGAGAGAGGGGAGACCTGCACCATCGGCTGGCGACGATGGGAACGTTTCAATTACCACCAGAGACGGAAGGGGAGCTAATATTGAAACGACGACTTATCGAGACGAAGCAGTGGATACATTTCAGGGTGCTGGTACTCCCTCAGGTTCTACTGTAACTGGGGAATTCATATTTACCATCCCATTTCCCGAAAATACGAGGGAAGTGGAAATCAAGCAGGGGAATGACAATATATCATTTAATCCGATAATCCGTTCAGTTCAAGATCGAATTGAGCGGGTTCCAGATAACGCATTCGTAGATGAGCCTGAGAGACGGAGACAAGACCTGCTGGATATGCTGAGTGAACTTGACGAACAGATGGATCAAGAAGATTACGAGGCTGCGTTACAGACAGTGGCGGATTTTGAGGGTAGCATAGGGAGTTCAATAAAGGACGAGTACGAAACAGGTGCTATCCAACCCACAAAGGATGAGCTTCGTGATCTACTTGTGGACACCGAACTTCGAATCAATACAATCGAAGCCGAAGCTACTGGTGGTGGCTTATTCTTTGGTTTCTCAATAGAGGAAATCGCTGCGGGAGGAGCAGTTACAGCCGGTCTTGCATATCTAGCTTCCCGGATGATTCGAGACGAGTCTAAGTGA
- a CDS encoding argonaute/piwi family protein, with product MSEFTAEVLDEPSLMFANGEEAIDPRVGLMEFGPRTPSGKSEHQVINIGYIGSGRSLGAIEKLFKDMELAITADEDESKRWKPPFPGLGERSSLNFTFNTQKRWRQTITRGEIRDLKQIRSRKDRLEEAVEIIKINLEVLYAKETPPDVVFIAIPEAMWDACTPSHQDYAQMQSETSDFHNRIKLLGMEVGLPTQLMQPKTLRGEDVQDKSEIAWNIAVGTLYKAQRGHPWKLTELEDGTCFAGISFYKERGGDQSRTRTAMAQVFLETGENFILRGDPVEGEKHGPGNNHLAEDDAEKLVKKILRHYRSHKGTEPRRLVLHKRSEFWEEEREGFIKGAGNIELMDFITVRERHPVRALSSGIYPALRGTMISAPNNEEHYLYTKGYIPALSTYPASNIPEPIVVKPDPEVSDSSPQKLCREMLAFTKLDWNTSDFCTKLPVTIGISDAVGNILAEAEAQNTSLDIHYYHYM from the coding sequence ATGAGCGAATTCACCGCTGAAGTCCTCGACGAACCCAGCCTGATGTTCGCCAACGGAGAGGAAGCCATCGACCCTCGAGTCGGGCTAATGGAGTTCGGCCCAAGAACACCATCCGGTAAATCCGAACACCAAGTCATCAACATCGGATACATCGGGTCTGGCCGATCTCTCGGCGCTATCGAGAAACTTTTCAAGGACATGGAGCTGGCGATCACCGCCGACGAAGACGAGTCGAAGCGGTGGAAACCACCGTTCCCTGGCCTTGGCGAACGATCGTCGCTGAACTTCACGTTCAACACACAGAAGCGGTGGCGGCAGACAATTACTCGCGGCGAGATCCGGGACCTGAAACAGATCCGCAGCCGGAAGGACCGGTTGGAAGAAGCAGTCGAGATCATCAAGATCAACCTCGAAGTCCTGTACGCCAAGGAGACGCCACCTGACGTCGTGTTCATCGCGATTCCCGAAGCGATGTGGGACGCCTGCACTCCATCCCACCAGGACTATGCCCAGATGCAGTCAGAGACCAGTGACTTCCACAACCGGATCAAGCTGCTCGGGATGGAAGTCGGATTGCCGACACAGCTGATGCAGCCGAAGACCCTCCGCGGTGAGGACGTTCAGGACAAATCCGAGATCGCATGGAACATCGCGGTCGGAACACTGTACAAGGCGCAACGCGGCCATCCCTGGAAACTAACCGAGCTGGAGGACGGGACATGCTTCGCCGGGATCTCCTTCTACAAAGAGCGAGGCGGAGACCAATCCCGAACGCGGACAGCAATGGCCCAAGTTTTCTTGGAGACAGGCGAGAACTTCATCCTTCGAGGCGACCCCGTCGAAGGAGAGAAACACGGACCAGGCAACAACCACCTCGCAGAGGACGACGCCGAGAAACTGGTCAAGAAGATTCTCAGGCACTACCGTAGCCACAAGGGCACGGAGCCCCGGCGATTGGTGCTTCACAAGCGGTCGGAGTTCTGGGAAGAGGAGCGAGAGGGCTTCATCAAAGGTGCTGGGAACATCGAGTTGATGGATTTCATCACAGTCCGAGAACGGCACCCAGTCCGAGCCTTGAGTTCCGGTATTTATCCAGCGCTTCGGGGCACAATGATCTCCGCACCCAATAACGAGGAGCATTACCTGTACACGAAGGGGTACATCCCAGCCTTGTCGACGTATCCGGCGTCAAATATCCCGGAGCCGATCGTGGTCAAGCCGGATCCGGAGGTCAGTGATTCGTCGCCGCAGAAACTGTGCCGGGAAATGCTGGCATTCACGAAACTGGACTGGAACACTTCGGACTTCTGCACGAAGCTCCCGGTCACGATTGGGATCTCGGATGCCGTGGGGAACATCCTGGCTGAGGCCGAGGCCCAAAACACGAGTCTGGATATCCATTACTACCACTACATGTAG
- a CDS encoding winged helix-turn-helix domain-containing protein: protein MSLDQPDADVAYRTAARHDYRRQEAVDTTTETMPAPARHGANGTFTLEDLERDADELRRKWGLDDDRPLPNGSAYQHARAAWLATDDIVEYDDKEYRVLSRDFEHPHDDEDGRFAVTLVSSPWRAGREIGGEYRAFYKYDLTLRPVDDDGAIRWGSTPDRSFSVKIRPQREDLIQKDGSSFDIPYSEGSFLTVQATWLEDITEAIALATKFLGGALGYQLKVDDICQDSARFTKAEVHQRIERVKEQHVVQTIRQSADLLAAHEADLDTRGKYEDGKWMECWLQTDAWEKLGFPALDAQLSIKVYYPDHPEKLEYPMDQPKVEVALEGKERVYDEEQNQRVRRAIPMNRWNEVMAVLEEVLLTHLSWADVREDHLVADDYSDGPDAPPIAFQKPEGRREWLQRHYESLVPPLYRQATSHRTDLVYDILAALRDAPDDAAGMTYDQLVEQTGAAYRTVRKHVRRLCEAGPARGPGILERERGAVTLVSWSSRFLEELGQDVLDEINPGDQPEDRRDRAEERRERREQRQADQEDVDRAESVAAGEDESTGGDAGDGSSTWRYFGDVDLRPDQLARALDQEYLDHDEVRVRVDNSPLFATGPPG, encoded by the coding sequence CCAGCCAGACGCCGACGTCGCCTATCGGACGGCGGCTCGCCACGACTACCGGCGCCAGGAGGCTGTCGACACCACGACGGAGACCATGCCTGCGCCGGCTCGCCACGGCGCGAACGGTACCTTCACCCTCGAAGATCTCGAGCGGGACGCCGATGAACTTCGCCGGAAGTGGGGCCTTGACGATGATCGGCCGCTGCCCAACGGGAGTGCCTACCAGCACGCACGCGCTGCCTGGCTGGCGACGGACGATATCGTCGAGTACGACGACAAGGAGTATCGCGTGCTCTCCCGGGACTTCGAGCATCCCCACGACGACGAGGACGGTCGCTTCGCCGTCACGCTCGTGAGTTCGCCGTGGCGAGCTGGTCGCGAGATCGGTGGCGAGTACCGCGCGTTCTACAAGTACGACCTCACGTTGCGGCCAGTCGACGACGACGGCGCGATCCGCTGGGGATCGACACCGGATCGCTCGTTCTCGGTCAAGATCCGCCCGCAGCGGGAGGACCTCATCCAGAAGGACGGTTCCTCGTTCGATATCCCGTACAGCGAAGGATCATTCCTGACTGTCCAGGCGACGTGGCTGGAGGATATCACCGAAGCCATCGCTCTCGCGACGAAGTTCCTGGGCGGAGCGCTGGGCTACCAGTTGAAAGTTGACGATATCTGCCAGGACTCGGCACGCTTCACCAAGGCCGAAGTGCATCAGCGCATCGAGCGCGTGAAAGAGCAACACGTCGTCCAGACGATCCGCCAGTCTGCGGATCTGCTGGCTGCCCACGAGGCCGACCTGGATACGCGCGGGAAGTACGAGGACGGCAAGTGGATGGAGTGCTGGCTGCAGACCGACGCCTGGGAGAAGCTCGGGTTCCCGGCGCTGGACGCCCAGCTCTCCATCAAGGTCTACTATCCCGACCACCCCGAGAAGTTGGAGTATCCGATGGATCAGCCGAAGGTCGAGGTCGCGCTGGAGGGCAAAGAACGCGTCTACGACGAGGAGCAGAACCAGCGTGTCCGCCGTGCGATTCCGATGAACCGCTGGAACGAGGTGATGGCTGTCCTGGAGGAGGTCCTGCTGACGCACCTCTCGTGGGCCGACGTTCGCGAGGACCATCTCGTCGCCGACGACTACAGTGACGGCCCCGACGCGCCACCGATTGCCTTTCAGAAGCCCGAGGGTCGCCGCGAGTGGCTGCAGCGCCATTACGAGAGTCTCGTGCCGCCGTTGTACCGGCAGGCGACGAGTCACCGAACGGACCTGGTGTACGACATCCTCGCGGCGCTTCGTGACGCGCCCGATGATGCTGCCGGGATGACTTACGACCAGCTGGTCGAGCAGACAGGCGCGGCGTATCGGACCGTGCGCAAGCACGTGCGCCGGCTGTGTGAGGCTGGCCCGGCTCGCGGCCCTGGAATCCTCGAACGCGAGCGCGGCGCCGTGACGCTGGTTAGCTGGTCGAGTCGCTTCCTTGAGGAACTCGGCCAGGACGTCCTCGACGAGATCAACCCTGGCGACCAGCCCGAAGATCGTCGCGACCGTGCCGAGGAGCGTCGCGAACGTCGCGAGCAGCGGCAGGCCGACCAGGAGGACGTCGACCGCGCCGAGTCGGTCGCTGCTGGTGAGGACGAGTCCACTGGTGGCGACGCCGGCGACGGCTCCTCGACGTGGCGCTACTTCGGAGACGTCGACCTCCGTCCCGACCAGCTCGCTCGCGCGCTCGACCAGGAGTATCTCGACCACGACGAAGTCCGCGTTCGCGTCGACAACAGTCCGCTGTTCGCGACCGGGCCGCCAGGGTAG
- a CDS encoding DUF7282 domain-containing protein, with protein sequence MKFKRMLITVIIIFSLFVVGIATGLYILEPTSVPDGNITATASGSGTDQSATDSLSSTATDTSSSKETASGTDSELTPSNDQTTDSDSDGLSDDREAELGTDPEIADSDGDGLNDGSELNEYGTNPTSADSDSDGLSDGREVELGTNPGLIDSDGDGLEDSAELNEYGTVPTSADSDSDGLNDGSEVTKYETNPTNPDTDGDGLKDGEEINRWKSDPLLSHSDSDGISDADEALIHSTDPTDEDTDGDGLSDDIEINGSTFPLSPDSDGDGLSDLEFKKYGTNATNPDTDGDGLTDGAELNSEALSESSPLRMDVFVEVDYMQSYKPREEAMNLVAEAYEEAPIDNPDGSTGISLHIVLDESIETEPTTEQEQKNAIANKHFDYEGYGYHYAIAVREARSDGDDVGGFAGGDSFVFQTSVNGEERYSHERTANIFMHELGHSVGLDPDLYKGIDSKEVPFSEYESVMNYNAPVGAFQYSNGEPFDDWEYIVRNQDATESVAGIRLSNQSVAQNGTQIVNIDRVVTSEGGFVTIRAGYAGGDEIGTSEYLVAGTHYDVRIELDDNIDDEMTLAAITHLDTNNNREYDFNSSVVDAPYTNDSGVVVDTATVSVDTDISTD encoded by the coding sequence ATGAAATTTAAACGTATGTTAATTACAGTTATTATTATATTTTCCCTGTTTGTTGTAGGGATTGCAACTGGACTATATATTTTGGAGCCCACTTCTGTTCCAGATGGTAATATTACTGCGACAGCCTCAGGTTCGGGTACAGACCAGTCAGCCACAGACTCTTTATCGTCAACGGCAACAGACACTTCATCGTCGAAAGAAACAGCGTCGGGAACGGATTCAGAACTGACACCATCTAATGACCAAACGACTGATTCTGATAGTGATGGCCTTTCAGACGACAGGGAAGCAGAATTAGGAACTGATCCCGAGATCGCAGACAGTGATGGAGATGGCCTTAACGACGGTTCAGAACTGAATGAATACGGAACGAATCCAACGAGTGCTGATTCTGATAGCGATGGACTTTCAGACGGAAGAGAAGTAGAATTAGGAACAAATCCCGGGCTCATAGACAGTGACGGAGATGGCCTAGAAGACAGTGCAGAATTGAATGAATACGGAACGGTTCCAACAAGTGCTGATTCTGACAGTGACGGACTTAATGATGGATCAGAAGTTACCAAGTACGAGACTAACCCCACAAACCCTGACACGGATGGGGATGGTCTCAAGGATGGAGAAGAAATCAATCGGTGGAAGTCTGATCCATTACTGAGTCATTCTGACAGTGATGGAATCAGTGATGCAGACGAAGCATTAATCCACTCCACTGACCCGACGGATGAGGATACCGATGGAGATGGCCTGAGTGATGACATAGAGATTAATGGGTCAACTTTTCCTCTGTCTCCAGATTCAGATGGAGACGGACTGAGTGATCTGGAATTCAAAAAGTATGGAACAAATGCTACTAATCCTGATACTGATGGGGATGGCCTCACAGACGGGGCTGAACTCAATTCTGAAGCACTATCTGAGTCGAGTCCACTACGGATGGACGTCTTTGTCGAAGTTGATTATATGCAGTCATATAAGCCACGTGAGGAGGCTATGAATCTGGTCGCAGAAGCATACGAAGAGGCGCCCATTGACAATCCTGATGGCTCAACCGGTATTTCACTGCATATCGTTCTTGATGAGTCGATCGAAACTGAACCAACAACTGAGCAAGAACAGAAGAACGCAATAGCCAACAAACATTTTGATTATGAGGGTTACGGATATCATTATGCTATAGCAGTACGTGAAGCACGTTCCGATGGTGATGATGTGGGTGGTTTTGCCGGCGGTGATTCATTTGTATTCCAGACGAGCGTTAATGGTGAGGAGAGGTATTCTCATGAGAGAACCGCGAACATATTCATGCACGAACTTGGTCATTCGGTAGGACTAGATCCAGACCTGTACAAAGGGATAGATTCCAAAGAGGTTCCGTTTTCGGAATATGAGAGCGTCATGAACTACAACGCTCCTGTGGGGGCATTCCAGTACAGTAACGGAGAACCCTTTGACGATTGGGAATATATTGTCCGCAACCAAGATGCGACCGAATCTGTGGCGGGTATTAGACTCAGTAATCAATCCGTCGCACAAAACGGCACCCAGATAGTCAATATCGACCGCGTAGTAACATCGGAAGGTGGCTTTGTGACCATCCGCGCTGGTTATGCAGGAGGCGACGAGATCGGGACCAGCGAGTACCTAGTTGCGGGTACACACTACGACGTGCGTATTGAACTGGATGACAACATCGACGACGAAATGACTCTCGCCGCGATTACCCACTTGGACACGAACAACAACAGGGAATACGATTTCAATAGCAGTGTCGTTGATGCGCCGTACACTAACGACTCGGGCGTTGTGGTAGACACTGCGACGGTTAGCGTGGATACCGACATCAGCACCGACTGA